A genomic window from Balaenoptera acutorostrata chromosome 20, mBalAcu1.1, whole genome shotgun sequence includes:
- the SLC13A2 gene encoding solute carrier family 13 member 2, whose amino-acid sequence MATCWQGLWAYRFYLIVFFLPIILLPLPILIPTKEAYCAYTIILMALLWCTEALPLAITAFLPTVLFPMMGIMGASVVSTEYLKDTNILFIGGMLVALAVEHWNLHKRIALRVLLIIGVRPSLLILGFMVVTAFLSMWISNTATTAMMVPIAHAVLEQLHKVPKSKDVEEGENNPAFELQEPSPQKEETKLDEKDNKQDGPAPPVPSEPKAQQDEEQLRFTRGMSLCVCYSASIGGIATLTGTTTNLVLQGQVNSLFPENDNVVNFASWFAFAFPTMVILLLLSWVWLQFLFLGFNFRKNCGLGDEMRERERAAFEVIRREHKLLGPMTFAEKAVSTLFVLLVVLWFTREPGFFTGWGNLAFSDEDGKSMPSDGTVAILIAVILFIMPSKIPGLTQEPGKPGKLKAPPALLNWKIVKEKMPWNIVLLLGGGFALAKGSEESGLSKWLGDKLTPLESVPPPAIAFILCLLIATFTECTSNVATTTIFLPILASMSQAICIHPLYVMLPCTLSSSLAFMLPVATPPNAIAFSFGGLKVTHMAQAGFMLNILGVLVITLAINTWSIPMFDLHSFPSWAQSNTTGFCGVSQANITTPSPYTTV is encoded by the exons ATGGCCACCTGCTGGCAGGGCCTGTGGGCCTATCGCTTCTACCTGATTGTATTCTTCTTACCCATTATCCTGCTGCCTCTGCCCATCCTCATCCCAACTAAG GAAGCTTACTGTGCCTACACCATCATCCTCATGGCGCTCCTCTGGTGCACCGAGGCTCTGCCCCTGGCCATCACCGCCTTCCTCCCCACCGTCCTGTTCCCCATGATGGGCATAATGGGTGCCTCCGTG GTCAGCACTGAGTACCTTAAGGACACCAACATCCTATTCATCGGGGGGATGCTCGTGGCCCTCGCCGTGGAGCACTGGAATCTGCACAAACGCATCGCCCTCCGCGTGCTCCTCATCATCGGGGTGCGGCCCTCCCT GCTGATCCTGGGCTTCATGGTGGTCACGGCCTTCTTGTCTATGTGGATCAGCAACACGGCCACCACGGCCATGATGGTGCCCATCGCCCACGCCGTTCTGGAGCAGCTGCACAAGGTGCCCAAGAGCAAGGATGTTGAGGAGGGCGAGAACAACCCCGCCTTCGAACTCCAGGAACCGAGTCCCCAGAAGGAAGAGACCAAGCTTGATGAGAAAG ACAACAAGCAGGACGGCCCTGCCCCGCCTGTTCCTTCGGAGCCCAAGGCACAGCAGGACGAGGAGCAGCTCCGCTTCACCCGGGGCATGAGCCTGTGTGTGTGCTACTCGGCCAGCATCGGGGGCATCGCCACCCTGACTGGCACCACAACAAACCTGGTGCTGCAAGGCCAGGTCAACTC GCTCTTCCCCGAAAATGACAACGTGGTGAACTTCGCCTCCTGGTTTGCCTTTGCCTTCCCCACCATGGTCATCTTGCTGCTGCTTTCCTGGGTGTGGCTGCAGTTCCTCTTCTTAGGCTTCAA CTTCCGGAAGAACTGTGGCCTGGGGGACGAGATGAGGGAGCGAGAGCGAGCAGCCTTCGAAGTCATCCGGAGAGAGCACAAGCTGCTGGGCCCCATGACCTTTGCAGAAAAGGCTGTCAGCACCCTCTTCGTCTTATTGGTGGTGCTCTGGTTCACTCGGGAACCAGGCTTTTTCACCGGCTGGGGTAACCTGGCTTTTTCCGATGAGGATGGGAAAAG CATGCCATCCGATGGGACAGTAGCCATCTTAATCGCTGTAATTTTGTTCATCATGCCCTCCAAGATCCCAGGGCTGACTCAGGAACCAG GAAAACCAGGGAAGCTGAaggcccctcctgccctcctcaaCTGGAAAATAGTTAAAGAGAAGATGCCTTGGAATATCGTGCTCCTTCTGGGCGGTGGCTTTGCCCTGGCCAAGGGCAGTGAG GAATCGGGCCTGTCAAAGTGGCTGGGGGACAAGCTGACCCCGCTGGAGAGTGTGCCGCCTCCCGCCATTGCCTTCATCCTCTGCCTCCTGATCGCCACCTTCACTGAGTGCACCAGCAACGTGGCCACCACCACAATCTTCCTGCCCATCTTGGCTTCCATG TCTCAGGCCATCTGCATCCACCCCCTCTACGTCATGCTCCCCTGCACGCTTTCCAGCTCCCTGGCCTTCATGCTGCCTGTGGCCACCCCGCCCAACGCCATCGCCTTCTCATTCGGAGGCCTGAAAGTGACACACATG GCCCAAGCAGGATTCATGCTCAACATCCTCGGGGTCCTGGTCATCACGCTGGCCATCAACACCTGGAGCATCCCCATGTTCGACCTGCACAGTTTCCCCTCCTGGGCCCAGTCCAACACCACAGGCTTCTGTGGGGTCAGCCAGGCAAACATCACAACACCTAGCCCCTATACCACGGTATAA